From one Melioribacteraceae bacterium genomic stretch:
- a CDS encoding D-glucuronyl C5-epimerase family protein: protein MNIRKKIFMLDKFLTDLRSPKRHYKITDDLHGPELGEYYFLFEEKSVASGKKQKLIKRFDENGIPINKTYVDVEEKEYVYFPISIGQMGLSVYHTYLKTRSETDKIRFLKFVDWFADTNNYDYSEKLGVRWLTHVSLPQYKNPGPWQSAFSQSRAISILLRGYQLTKNKNYLDSAEKGLVSFGLSVPDGGVTSFTKHGPFYEEYTSSVPTLVLNGMIFALCGVYDFVRVSPENETAKKLFSEGIKTLENILPEFDLGFWSKYNLCNADWYPEIDPATIGYQRLHINQLEMLYKLSGKEIFNAFAKKFTEQDTLMNALKMYRIKFSALKKIGRV, encoded by the coding sequence ATGAACATAAGAAAAAAAATATTTATGCTGGATAAGTTTTTAACCGATTTGCGGTCTCCAAAACGTCATTACAAAATTACAGATGATCTTCATGGCCCTGAGTTGGGTGAATATTATTTTTTATTCGAAGAAAAATCCGTAGCCTCAGGTAAAAAGCAAAAATTAATTAAACGCTTTGATGAAAATGGAATTCCGATAAATAAAACATACGTTGATGTTGAAGAGAAAGAATATGTTTATTTTCCAATTTCAATCGGTCAAATGGGACTTTCTGTTTATCACACTTATTTAAAAACAAGAAGTGAAACCGATAAAATCAGATTTCTGAAATTTGTTGATTGGTTTGCCGATACAAACAATTATGATTATTCAGAAAAACTTGGTGTTCGATGGCTTACACATGTCTCTCTTCCTCAGTATAAAAATCCGGGTCCGTGGCAATCTGCTTTTTCACAAAGCCGAGCAATATCAATTTTACTTCGCGGCTATCAATTAACAAAAAACAAAAATTATCTCGACTCCGCAGAAAAAGGGTTAGTAAGTTTTGGGCTTTCGGTTCCGGATGGCGGCGTTACTTCATTTACAAAACATGGACCATTTTATGAAGAATATACTTCTTCGGTTCCAACCCTAGTATTAAACGGGATGATATTTGCACTTTGCGGAGTTTATGATTTTGTTAGAGTTTCTCCCGAAAACGAAACAGCAAAAAAATTATTTAGCGAAGGAATAAAAACATTAGAAAATATTTTGCCAGAATTTGATTTAGGCTTTTGGTCGAAATATAATTTATGCAATGCAGATTGGTATCCCGAAATTGACCCGGCAACGATTGGGTATCAGAGATTACATATTAATCAGTTAGAAATGCTATATAAGTTAAGCGGAAAAGAAATCTTTAACGCATTTGCTAAAAAATTTACAGAACAAGATACATTGATGAATGCGCTAAAAATGTACCGGATAAAATTTAGTGCATTAAAAAAAATCGGTAGAGTTTAG
- a CDS encoding class I SAM-dependent methyltransferase: MAEKHFFEQIEFTNWYLIPYFKKHIDNFDSCNVLEVGCAEGGFVKVLHDRGIKVKGLELEQIRVDTAKSKAPELDIIQADITDPNVSENLGTKFDVIVMRDVIEHIPNRDAAFKNLYNLLNDNGFLFITFPPRFSGFAGHQQNGKSFFKYLPYIQILPNFLIRFLGKISNQSDKLINHVIINYKIGLSINKFERFYNKYSFEVIKKNLFLFRPIYKTRFGVNPINIPNIPLFREILAFGCETLLKKKV, translated from the coding sequence ATGGCAGAAAAACATTTTTTTGAACAGATCGAATTTACAAATTGGTATTTAATCCCATACTTTAAAAAGCACATTGATAATTTTGATTCATGCAATGTACTTGAAGTAGGATGCGCTGAAGGGGGATTTGTAAAAGTGCTTCACGATAGAGGAATTAAAGTAAAAGGATTGGAGTTGGAGCAGATCAGAGTTGATACCGCCAAATCTAAAGCACCAGAATTGGATATAATACAAGCTGATATTACCGATCCAAATGTTTCAGAAAACCTAGGTACAAAGTTTGACGTGATTGTCATGCGGGATGTTATAGAACATATTCCGAACAGAGATGCCGCATTTAAAAATCTGTATAACTTATTAAATGATAATGGATTTTTATTTATAACTTTTCCACCGCGTTTTTCGGGTTTCGCAGGTCATCAGCAAAATGGGAAATCATTTTTTAAATATCTTCCCTATATTCAAATTTTACCTAACTTTTTAATTCGATTTTTAGGAAAGATTTCCAATCAAAGCGACAAATTGATTAATCATGTTATTATTAATTATAAAATCGGGTTAAGTATTAATAAATTTGAAAGGTTTTATAATAAGTATTCATTTGAGGTCATTAAAAAAAATCTGTTTTTATTCAGACCGATTTACAAAACAAGATTTGGAGTTAATCCAATTAATATTCCAAACATTCCTTTATTTAGAGAAATATTGGCATTTGGATGCGAGACATTATTAAAAAAGAAAGTTTGA
- a CDS encoding glycosyltransferase family 4 protein: protein MTIIGMIVDNDFNKDMRVRNEAFALANAGFSIKILCCTKKVQIPHKNIQIIPAKIPELIKNRFRPLVNSFPLYFWIWRFKINNFLKYYNIRILHIHDLYMAVPSLKSKFTANIHLVLDLHENFPAAISNYKWANSFLRFLIRPEKWLIMEKQLLESVDSIVALSDYYKKQLLSKYSLSADNILVYPNVPDTGQLLNYPLDANLTYKIDSFTILYFGVIAERRGLDIIFNSIPILKSQIPKFRFLLIGPIDNADKEIFYKQINSEEIKEHVTYVGFQEMEKFPSWIKISDICISPIKKNDQHDIGVANKVFQYMLFGKPIIVSDSLSQKLLTETEKCGLVFRHNSTEDFANKVLELFKNSELRQQLGANGKSAVLTKYNLSVYSEVLINHYKKIETDFEVR, encoded by the coding sequence ATGACCATTATTGGGATGATTGTTGATAATGATTTTAATAAAGATATGCGAGTAAGAAATGAAGCTTTTGCGTTAGCAAATGCTGGATTTTCAATTAAGATTCTTTGCTGCACTAAAAAAGTGCAAATTCCACATAAAAATATCCAAATAATTCCAGCTAAAATACCAGAATTGATAAAAAATAGATTTAGACCACTAGTCAATAGCTTCCCATTGTACTTTTGGATTTGGCGATTTAAAATAAATAATTTTTTAAAATACTATAATATCAGAATATTACATATTCATGATCTATATATGGCAGTCCCCTCTTTAAAATCTAAATTTACTGCCAATATACATTTAGTCTTAGATTTACATGAAAACTTTCCAGCAGCTATATCAAACTATAAATGGGCAAATTCATTTTTGCGATTTTTAATTCGACCTGAGAAATGGTTAATTATGGAGAAGCAGCTTTTAGAAAGTGTAGATTCTATCGTTGCATTAAGTGATTATTATAAAAAGCAGTTATTATCGAAGTATAGCCTGTCGGCTGATAACATATTAGTATACCCAAATGTCCCGGACACAGGGCAATTATTAAATTATCCGCTAGATGCAAACTTAACTTATAAAATTGATTCATTTACAATTTTATATTTCGGAGTGATTGCAGAACGAAGGGGGCTAGATATAATTTTTAATTCCATCCCAATATTAAAAAGCCAAATTCCAAAATTTAGGTTCTTGCTAATAGGACCTATTGATAACGCAGATAAAGAGATTTTTTATAAACAAATCAATTCAGAAGAAATAAAAGAACATGTTACCTATGTCGGATTTCAAGAAATGGAAAAATTTCCATCGTGGATAAAGATAAGCGATATTTGTATTTCACCCATCAAAAAGAATGATCAGCATGATATTGGGGTCGCTAATAAAGTTTTTCAGTATATGTTATTCGGTAAGCCAATAATAGTTAGTGATAGCTTATCACAGAAATTACTAACGGAAACAGAAAAATGTGGACTTGTTTTTCGACACAACTCGACAGAGGATTTCGCTAATAAAGTATTAGAACTTTTTAAAAATTCTGAACTTAGACAGCAGTTGGGTGCTAATGGAAAATCAGCGGTTTTAACAAAATATAATTTATCTGTTTACTCAGAAGTTTTAATTAATCACTATAAAAAAATTGAGACTGATTTTGAAGTTAGATAA
- a CDS encoding class I SAM-dependent methyltransferase — translation MKLDNQQYYDNYNWEKAKLDVRLTEKINILFNSIPSDVRNVCDIGCGDGAITNKLREHFKVVASDRSFNALKFVETEKFCSSAEKLPLKNHSFDQVFSSEMIEHLPDDIFRNTINEFKRISKKYIYLTFPNDENVQKNFVKCPNCNFVFNKIYHLRNLNLEKIEKLFPEYEIIFQTTHGKPTKKYNKLLAKLKHALVPPKSWIPMRWTPEKRRSTMCPECSHSFEITYEFNLLGFLIDSLNEIISPRIPYQQFVLLKKRNA, via the coding sequence TTGAAGTTAGATAATCAACAATATTACGATAATTATAATTGGGAAAAAGCTAAACTTGATGTGCGGCTCACAGAGAAGATAAACATTTTATTTAATAGTATTCCGTCAGATGTTAGAAATGTTTGTGATATTGGCTGCGGTGACGGTGCAATTACTAATAAATTAAGAGAGCATTTTAAGGTAGTTGCGTCTGATAGAAGTTTTAATGCACTTAAATTTGTTGAAACAGAAAAGTTTTGTTCTTCTGCGGAAAAACTACCACTAAAGAATCATTCATTTGATCAAGTTTTTTCGAGTGAAATGATTGAACATCTTCCTGATGATATTTTTCGGAATACTATTAATGAATTCAAAAGAATTTCGAAAAAGTATATCTATTTAACTTTTCCTAATGACGAGAATGTTCAAAAGAATTTTGTGAAATGCCCAAACTGTAATTTTGTGTTTAATAAAATTTATCACCTACGGAATCTTAATTTGGAAAAAATTGAGAAGTTGTTTCCGGAATATGAAATTATTTTTCAAACAACTCACGGGAAGCCAACAAAGAAATACAACAAATTATTGGCAAAATTAAAACATGCTTTAGTTCCGCCGAAATCTTGGATACCAATGCGATGGACCCCTGAAAAGCGAAGATCAACAATGTGTCCTGAATGTTCTCATTCATTTGAAATTACATATGAATTTAATCTACTTGGCTTTTTAATTGACAGCTTGAATGAAATTATCTCCCCCAGAATACCTTACCAACAATTTGTTTTATTGAAGAAAAGAAATGCTTAG
- a CDS encoding oligosaccharide flippase family protein, producing MLSKLKKTIKHSIIYSLGNLSSKLVGLILLPLYTEYLTTSEYGILALLEVTSQILILMLGLNLSTAMLRWCSAEKDENRKRSIVFTISFSTVIISLLSLIFLLPFVDFFSELFFDHNRYSNYFTILFFSIAFGILNLLPLSLIRVQEKSTFFVVVTTLKFTIILILNIYFIAFLQMGVEGVILGQLIGQILFTLVTLPFMIRNSSTKFDLITLKHMISYSFPLVFSSLFAMLLSMGDRYILKILSTLSDVGIYSLGYKVASFINVFIIHSFQLGFLPLAFKYAEQNDSKRFFSKIQTYFTLLLVLSALALSIFSLEIVEVFTSDESYLSSYLIIPFISFAFVLKGMEYVFSLAFHQMKITKYNAIIVITSALLNIGLNFLLIPIYGVFGAAISMIISYSLMSFLSYFFAQRVYFIPFEKWKLLLLLFLFALIVSGVFLFVNDFKLFLRISIKIIIVVGFPFVLYFFNFYEEIELLRIKQSWHKWRNPKRWRDNIKQFKL from the coding sequence ATGCTTAGTAAATTAAAAAAGACAATAAAACATTCTATTATTTACAGTCTTGGAAATTTATCTTCAAAGTTAGTCGGATTAATACTACTTCCTTTATATACTGAATACCTCACGACATCCGAATACGGTATACTTGCGCTGCTTGAGGTTACAAGTCAGATTTTAATTTTAATGCTCGGTTTGAATTTAAGTACTGCAATGCTAAGATGGTGTTCTGCTGAAAAAGACGAAAATAGAAAACGTTCAATTGTCTTTACAATTTCTTTCTCCACAGTAATAATATCATTATTGAGTTTAATTTTTTTACTGCCATTTGTTGATTTCTTTTCCGAGTTATTCTTTGATCACAATAGGTATAGTAACTATTTCACTATCCTTTTCTTTTCTATTGCATTCGGGATTTTAAACTTACTACCACTTAGTTTAATCAGGGTTCAAGAGAAATCCACTTTTTTTGTAGTTGTTACCACTTTAAAGTTTACAATAATTCTGATACTCAATATTTATTTCATAGCTTTTCTTCAGATGGGTGTTGAAGGTGTTATACTTGGTCAATTAATTGGACAAATTTTATTTACGCTAGTCACTCTTCCATTCATGATTAGAAATTCTTCAACAAAGTTTGATTTGATTACATTGAAGCATATGATAAGTTACAGCTTTCCGCTTGTCTTTTCTTCTTTGTTCGCGATGCTTTTATCAATGGGAGATAGATATATTCTAAAAATTCTCAGCACGCTTTCGGATGTTGGAATTTACTCTCTTGGATATAAGGTCGCCAGTTTTATTAATGTATTTATTATACATTCTTTTCAACTGGGTTTTCTTCCATTAGCTTTTAAATATGCAGAACAAAACGATTCCAAAAGATTTTTTTCGAAAATCCAAACGTATTTTACTTTACTACTTGTTCTTTCCGCTTTAGCTCTTTCTATATTTTCATTAGAAATTGTCGAAGTGTTTACGTCTGATGAAAGTTATCTGTCGTCCTATTTGATAATTCCTTTTATAAGCTTTGCCTTTGTATTAAAAGGAATGGAGTATGTATTCTCCTTAGCATTTCATCAAATGAAGATTACCAAGTATAACGCAATAATAGTTATAACAAGTGCTCTTTTAAATATTGGGCTTAACTTTTTACTAATACCAATTTACGGAGTGTTCGGGGCAGCGATATCGATGATTATTTCTTATTCTTTAATGTCGTTTTTATCTTATTTCTTTGCTCAAAGAGTTTATTTTATTCCTTTTGAAAAATGGAAACTGTTACTTCTTTTATTTCTATTTGCTCTAATTGTATCGGGAGTATTTTTATTTGTGAATGATTTTAAACTTTTTTTAAGAATCTCCATTAAAATCATAATTGTAGTTGGATTTCCATTTGTGTTATATTTCTTCAATTTCTATGAAGAGATTGAGTTGCTTCGGATTAAGCAATCTTGGCATAAGTGGCGAAATCCAAAACGGTGGAGGGATAATATCAAGCAATTTAAACTTTAA
- a CDS encoding T9SS type A sorting domain-containing protein, with product MKIIILFFLFVLISRLCLGQNEIDTGLIAHYPLNGNAIDISGNNLHGDLIGTQSTHDRFGNFGSAVFFNGENDFINLGSSNLLKPYPPITIAVWVNYASLPAVIWGNDFNETIYYGLRLLVNQNNIIDFSYCNGLNIGPNARKTVMADIHAPNQWVHIAGTIDINYNMQLYINGIKADIEQSGYAESLVYSDGPAVFGMLDSQTYGPPYFLNGRLDDFRLYNRVLTDREIRALVDGWDNSKNFLLSIDNVLMDNPNQIEVPVYFTIPDNKTLNSFEIDIEGFQDDVNFHYLLTENSDVLTSDWGISVYSTSEGISIAGATEISSGETRSGLFFNLIYSVEQPILENKIVPLIVTKAIVNNNSSYVETINGSITVYSDEITYGDVDLDGQVRALDASYILEYLIGGIEFNNTQFLSADVTLDSTVSGLDANIILDYLTGKVQKLPYTPDSNHIAFTGKFYMDDIVDGESALIELPIYLETQSNTFSVEGEIEFDNKKFELISVRWGKKYSNFSTTYSNNNGLVSFALFGNTIPGSDTLLTFILSNKVFVENSVVSLDRVRVNESKNQFNVASSILNMLTDVKNEVSLLNYTLDQNYPNPFNPSTTISFTIPNSEHVSLEIFDVLGRKISTLVNSKLAAGNHAFTFHADEYNSGLYLYRITSGDFIDVRKMILIK from the coding sequence ATGAAAATTATAATATTGTTTTTTTTATTTGTACTTATAAGCAGATTATGTCTAGGTCAAAATGAAATCGATACTGGTCTAATAGCTCATTATCCGTTGAACGGGAATGCGATTGACATTTCAGGGAATAACTTACACGGAGACTTAATAGGAACTCAATCCACTCACGATCGTTTTGGTAATTTTGGTAGTGCTGTATTTTTTAATGGAGAAAACGATTTTATAAACTTAGGCAGTAGCAATTTATTAAAACCTTATCCTCCGATAACAATTGCAGTATGGGTAAATTATGCTTCCCTACCAGCGGTAATTTGGGGTAATGATTTTAACGAAACAATTTATTACGGGCTAAGGTTATTGGTAAACCAAAACAATATAATTGACTTTTCTTATTGCAATGGACTTAATATTGGCCCCAATGCAAGAAAAACAGTGATGGCCGATATACATGCCCCAAACCAATGGGTGCATATTGCTGGCACAATTGATATAAATTATAATATGCAACTTTATATAAATGGAATTAAGGCTGATATTGAACAAAGTGGTTATGCAGAATCTTTAGTTTATAGTGATGGTCCTGCTGTATTTGGAATGCTGGATAGTCAGACTTACGGACCTCCATATTTTTTGAATGGACGTCTCGATGATTTCAGACTGTACAACAGAGTCTTAACTGATAGGGAAATTAGAGCTCTTGTTGATGGGTGGGACAATTCCAAAAACTTTTTGCTTTCTATAGATAATGTATTAATGGATAATCCAAATCAAATAGAAGTTCCAGTCTATTTTACCATCCCCGACAATAAAACTCTAAATTCCTTTGAAATTGACATAGAAGGATTCCAAGATGATGTGAATTTCCACTATTTATTAACTGAAAATAGTGATGTCCTAACAAGCGATTGGGGAATTTCTGTTTATAGTACTTCAGAAGGTATTTCAATTGCTGGAGCCACTGAAATTAGTTCTGGTGAGACGAGGTCAGGTTTATTTTTTAATTTGATCTATTCTGTTGAACAACCGATACTTGAAAATAAAATTGTACCACTTATTGTAACTAAAGCAATAGTGAACAATAATTCTAGTTACGTAGAGACAATCAACGGCTCTATAACTGTTTATTCAGACGAGATTACATATGGTGATGTCGATTTAGACGGACAAGTAAGAGCTCTCGACGCCTCCTATATATTAGAATACTTAATTGGCGGAATTGAATTTAACAACACTCAATTTCTTTCTGCTGATGTTACTCTCGATTCAACCGTGTCCGGTCTTGATGCAAACATTATATTGGATTACTTAACTGGAAAAGTTCAAAAATTACCATACACTCCGGACAGTAATCATATTGCATTCACAGGTAAATTTTATATGGATGACATCGTTGACGGCGAATCTGCATTGATTGAATTACCGATTTATTTAGAAACTCAATCGAATACTTTTTCAGTTGAGGGTGAAATTGAATTCGATAATAAAAAGTTTGAGTTAATTTCAGTACGATGGGGAAAAAAGTATTCAAATTTTTCAACTACATATTCAAATAATAATGGACTAGTCAGTTTTGCTTTATTTGGAAATACAATTCCTGGTAGTGATACTTTACTTACATTTATTCTTAGTAATAAAGTATTTGTCGAAAATTCTGTTGTTTCCTTAGATCGTGTTAGAGTCAACGAATCCAAGAACCAATTTAATGTTGCTTCCTCTATTCTTAACATGTTAACTGATGTTAAGAATGAGGTAAGTCTGTTGAATTACACTTTAGATCAGAATTATCCGAATCCGTTTAACCCTTCCACTACAATTTCATTCACAATACCTAATAGCGAGCATGTAAGCCTTGAGATATTTGATGTTTTAGGAAGAAAAATCTCAACATTAGTAAATAGCAAACTTGCTGCTGGGAATCATGCATTTACTTTTCATGCTGATGAGTATAATAGTGGACTGTATCTATATCGGATAACATCTGGAGATTTTATAGATGTAAGGAAGATGATCTTAATAAAATAA
- the prfA gene encoding peptide chain release factor 1: MDLLEKLREVKEKFDRINIQLSDPATLSDQEKLIKLSRERSHLEDIVEAYEKYKSVIENLEENKDILYSSKDKELVEIAEAELDELETRKIELEDEIKFLLIPKDPADDKPAIMEIRAGTGGDEAGLFAADLLRMYTRYAEVKGWKYELIDINEGAMGAIKEVVLNITGKGVYGDLKFESGVHRVQRVPETEASGRVHTSAASVVVLPEAEDVEVDVDPNDIRVDVYRSGGAGGQNVNKVETAIRLTHIPTGIVVQCQDERSQLKNRQKAMKVLKARLYDLKLQEHNSNIAQQRKTIVKSGDRSDKIRTYNYPQNRVTDHRIGLTLYNLSEVMEGVIDELIEKIKIADRTEKLKAV, encoded by the coding sequence ATGGATTTACTAGAAAAATTAAGAGAAGTGAAAGAAAAGTTTGATAGGATAAACATACAGCTATCCGATCCCGCTACTTTAAGTGACCAAGAGAAGTTAATTAAACTAAGTCGTGAACGAAGTCATCTAGAGGATATTGTTGAAGCTTATGAAAAATACAAAAGTGTAATTGAAAACTTGGAAGAAAACAAAGATATATTATATTCATCCAAAGATAAAGAACTGGTAGAGATTGCAGAAGCTGAATTAGATGAGCTCGAAACAAGAAAAATCGAATTAGAAGATGAAATTAAGTTTTTATTAATTCCAAAAGATCCAGCCGACGATAAACCGGCAATTATGGAAATCCGTGCCGGTACAGGCGGAGATGAAGCCGGATTATTTGCTGCTGATCTCTTGAGAATGTACACTCGTTACGCTGAAGTTAAAGGTTGGAAATATGAGTTAATCGATATTAACGAAGGCGCAATGGGTGCTATCAAAGAAGTTGTGCTTAATATTACAGGTAAAGGTGTTTACGGGGACTTAAAATTTGAAAGTGGTGTACATAGAGTTCAACGTGTTCCCGAAACTGAAGCAAGCGGAAGAGTTCATACCTCTGCTGCATCAGTGGTAGTTTTACCTGAAGCGGAAGATGTTGAAGTGGATGTTGATCCTAATGACATTAGAGTTGATGTGTACAGAAGCGGTGGTGCAGGCGGACAAAATGTTAACAAAGTTGAAACAGCAATAAGACTTACTCACATTCCAACCGGAATTGTTGTTCAATGTCAGGATGAAAGATCACAACTAAAAAACCGTCAAAAAGCAATGAAAGTTTTAAAAGCAAGATTATATGATTTGAAACTCCAAGAACATAACAGCAATATTGCACAACAAAGAAAAACAATAGTTAAGAGCGGTGATAGAAGTGATAAAATACGTACATATAATTATCCCCAAAATAGAGTCACCGACCACAGAATCGGTTTAACACTATACAACCTTTCAGAAGTTATGGAAGGTGTAATAGATGAGCTGATAGAAAAAATAAAAATAGCCGACAGAACTGAGAAGTTGAAAGCGGTGTAA
- the miaA gene encoding tRNA (adenosine(37)-N6)-dimethylallyltransferase MiaA: protein MSYNLITILGPTAVGKTKLAAQLANEFNGEIISADSRQVYKGMDIGTGKDLDDYKIKGKTVLYHLIDVISPREEFDLYKFVNLFHQSYKDINSRNRIPFLVGGTGLYLHSILSNYQLIDVDFNSERAKELLALDESELREILLQKKSTFHNTTDLLDKERIVKAILISESTKENEIKNKISSLTIGIYLERSVIKNRITERLKSRLKNGMIEEVKELLHNGISHDKLQFFGLEYKYISLFIKGELSYNDMFQKLNSAIHNFAKKQMTWFRKMEREGIKMHWIEGPDYDKANRIITNEFFGKNI, encoded by the coding sequence ATGAGTTATAATCTCATAACCATTCTTGGTCCAACAGCCGTTGGTAAAACGAAATTAGCCGCTCAACTTGCAAACGAATTTAACGGTGAAATTATATCTGCAGATTCACGCCAAGTTTATAAGGGAATGGATATTGGAACCGGAAAAGATTTAGATGACTATAAAATAAAAGGCAAAACTGTTCTTTATCATTTGATAGATGTTATATCGCCGAGAGAAGAATTCGATCTTTATAAGTTTGTCAATTTATTTCATCAAAGTTATAAAGACATTAATTCAAGAAATAGAATTCCGTTTTTAGTAGGCGGTACGGGGCTCTATCTTCATTCAATTTTATCAAACTATCAACTTATCGATGTTGATTTTAATTCGGAGCGGGCAAAAGAGTTGTTAGCATTGGATGAATCCGAATTAAGAGAAATTCTCTTACAAAAGAAATCCACTTTCCATAATACAACAGATCTTTTAGATAAAGAGAGGATTGTTAAAGCAATATTAATTTCTGAATCCACAAAGGAAAATGAAATTAAGAATAAGATTAGTTCATTGACGATAGGAATTTATCTAGAACGAAGTGTGATTAAAAACCGAATTACGGAAAGATTAAAATCACGTTTGAAGAACGGTATGATTGAAGAAGTTAAAGAATTATTACACAATGGAATTAGTCATGATAAACTCCAGTTCTTTGGTCTGGAATATAAATACATAAGCTTATTTATTAAAGGTGAACTTAGTTACAATGACATGTTCCAAAAGTTAAATAGCGCAATACATAATTTTGCAAAGAAACAGATGACATGGTTTAGGAAAATGGAACGAGAAGGAATTAAAATGCATTGGATTGAAGGCCCAGATTATGATAAAGCTAATCGTATCATTACCAATGAATTCTTTGGTAAAAATATATGA